A DNA window from Melanotaenia boesemani isolate fMelBoe1 chromosome 6, fMelBoe1.pri, whole genome shotgun sequence contains the following coding sequences:
- the LOC121641248 gene encoding sulfotransferase 2B1-like isoform X1, with protein MSAAEDIYLQYQGFLLPRETHSLQSLKFANEFKFKDDDVVAVTYPKSGTIWMQEILPLLLNGGDLTPIQTVVNWDRVPWLEEKRLAEVADKLTSPRALVTHFPYSLMPPSFHTSKAKVICVMRNPKDILVSSYYFHQMATFLEDPGTFDEFLEKFLEGRVLFGKWTDHVKSWRRAELGDRIMFITYEEMVQDLPAALRRMSDFLCRNLSDEAVLKIAEHCSFKTMKANRMSNFSLVPKEYMDNDKSPFLRKGISGDWKNHFSPEQLARFTSVIFKELEGENFSLPWSLD; from the exons ATGTCAGCTGCTGAAGACATCTATCTTCAGTATCAAGGATTTCTGCTTCCCAGAGAAACTCACTCCTTACAGAGTTTGAAGTTTGCAAATGAATTCAAGTTTAAAGACGATGACGTTGTGGCTGTTACATATCCGAAGTCAG gtACTATCTGGATGCAGGAGATCCTTCCGTTGCTGCTTAATGGAGGAGATCTGACTCCAATCCAGACTGTTGTAAACTGGGACCGGGTCCCATGGCTGGAAGAGAAAAGATTGGCTGAGGTTGCAGATAAGCTGACATCTCCACGTGCTCTGGTCACACATTTTCCCTACAGCCTCATGCCCCCTTCATTCCACACCTCCAAAGCCAAG GTGATCTGTGTGATGAGGAACCCAAAGGACATCTTGGTGTCTTCATACTACTTCCATCAGATGGCGACCTTTCTCGAGGATCCAGGGACTTTTGATGAGTTCTTGGAGAAGTTCCTGGAAGGCAGAG TGCTGTTTGGGAAGTGGACAGACCATGTGAAGAGCTGGAGGCGTGCAGAGCTGGGAGACAGAATTATGTTCATCACTTATGAAGAAATGGTTCAG GACCTGCCTGCAGCTTTAAGGCGTATGTCAGACTTCTTGTGCCGTAATCTGAGTGACGAAGCCGTTCTGAAGATAGCAGAGCATTGTTCTTTTAAGACTATGAAAGCCAACAGAATGTCCAACTTCAGCCTGGTTCCCAAAGAGTATATGGACAATGACAAGTCTCCTTTCTTGAGGAAAG gGATTAGTGGAGACTGGAAAAACCACTTCAGTCCAGAGCAACTGGCCCGGTTCACATCGGTCATTTTCAAAGAGCTGGAGGGCGAGAACTTCTCTCTGCCCTGGAGCCTGGATTGA